A region from the Sandaracinus amylolyticus genome encodes:
- a CDS encoding glycine--tRNA ligase subunit alpha, which translates to MKTFQELILALQRFWADRGCLIVQPYNSEVGAGTFNPATFLRAIGPEPWNVAYVEPSRRPTDGRYGENPNRLQQFHQFQVILKPSPLDIQELYVESLRAIGTDPSKHDIRFIEDDWESPTLGAWGLGWQVWLDGLEISQFTYFQQVGGIDCKPISGELTYGLERIAMYLQDKDDIYSVEWGGGIKYGEIAKRQEWEWSTYNFERADVPLHFELFDRFEDQCHQLLGLAKKKEKGNQLVFEIEDPLQRLVLPAYDCVVKCSHYFNVLDARGAISVTERQRYIGRVRHIARAVCESYYAQREKLGFPLIAK; encoded by the coding sequence ATGAAGACCTTCCAGGAGCTGATCCTCGCACTCCAGCGGTTCTGGGCGGACCGCGGCTGCCTCATCGTGCAGCCCTACAACTCCGAGGTCGGCGCCGGTACGTTCAATCCCGCGACCTTCCTGCGCGCGATCGGCCCCGAGCCGTGGAACGTCGCGTACGTCGAGCCCTCGCGCCGTCCGACCGATGGTCGCTACGGCGAGAACCCGAATCGACTGCAGCAGTTCCACCAGTTCCAGGTGATCCTCAAGCCGTCGCCGCTCGACATCCAGGAGCTCTACGTCGAGTCGCTCCGCGCGATCGGCACCGACCCGAGCAAGCACGACATCCGCTTCATCGAGGACGACTGGGAGTCTCCGACGCTCGGCGCGTGGGGCCTCGGATGGCAGGTCTGGCTCGACGGCCTCGAGATCTCGCAGTTCACGTACTTCCAGCAGGTCGGCGGCATCGACTGCAAGCCGATCAGCGGTGAGCTCACCTACGGGCTCGAGCGCATCGCGATGTACCTGCAGGACAAGGACGACATCTACTCGGTCGAGTGGGGCGGCGGCATCAAGTACGGAGAGATCGCCAAGCGCCAAGAGTGGGAGTGGTCCACCTACAACTTCGAGCGCGCCGACGTGCCGCTGCACTTCGAGCTCTTCGATCGCTTCGAGGACCAGTGCCACCAGCTCCTCGGCCTCGCGAAGAAGAAGGAGAAGGGCAATCAGCTCGTCTTCGAGATCGAGGACCCGCTGCAGCGACTCGTGCTCCCCGCCTACGACTGCGTCGTGAAGTGCAGCCACTACTTCAACGTGCTCGACGCGCGCGGCGCGATCAGCGTGACCGAGCGACAGCGCTACATCGGTCGCGTGCGACACATCGCGCGCGCAGTGTGCGAGTCGTATTACGCGCAGCGCGAGAAGCTCGGCTTCCCGCTGATCGCCAAGTGA
- a CDS encoding serine/threonine-protein kinase: MSTNGNEAKAQHLHLVEDRPPSIPPPDPLIGRTLDGRYRIEAVLGEGGMGLVYRARHAMLNKPLAIKVLKPEVSRDTEVLTRFQQEAQSASAIGNQHIIDISDFGTLPDNSTYFVMEFLDGVSLTKAIESPQDKGGAPMAPERVVHIAKQLCDALGAAHERSIVHRDMKPDNVYLIKRGGDVDFVKVLDFGIAKVGGASSKLTKAGQVFGTPHYMSPEQCAGSNVDHRTDVYALGVILYEMACGRVPFDADNLMGILTKHMYEQPIAPHELPPPVQVPPGLEAVILKCLSKSADARYQSMAEVREDLVALEQGLTPRAVVEGVDRASGANMPRRDGTMPRMDGTGRMPVQSMMRMGVGDVAPEPPKSKLPMIVGIATVLMLLVGGGTAAFVMSQRPAVAETTTPVVSTPPPTPPTPPVTPPPTPEETGAGSIAAAEGTSTDVEGTAREAAPAVSPTIHLVSDPEGVEVWRGDELLGNTPFDLPRPAAGETLEVSLRKPGFQSQDVRLSSLTAPQVRIALVAERRRSGGGGRRQAEASSAGTAPQQHTTQPAQHHGVGQSEVLDPWR, translated from the coding sequence ATGAGCACCAACGGCAACGAGGCCAAGGCACAGCACCTCCATCTCGTCGAGGACCGCCCGCCGTCGATCCCGCCGCCCGATCCGCTCATCGGCCGCACGCTCGACGGGCGCTATCGCATCGAGGCGGTGCTGGGCGAGGGCGGCATGGGCCTCGTCTATCGCGCGCGCCACGCGATGCTGAACAAGCCGCTCGCGATCAAGGTGCTCAAGCCCGAGGTCTCGCGCGACACCGAGGTGCTCACGCGCTTCCAGCAGGAAGCCCAGAGCGCGAGCGCGATCGGCAACCAGCACATCATCGACATCAGCGATTTCGGCACGCTCCCCGACAACTCCACCTACTTCGTGATGGAGTTCCTCGACGGCGTGTCGCTGACGAAGGCGATCGAGTCGCCGCAGGACAAGGGCGGCGCGCCGATGGCGCCCGAGCGCGTGGTGCACATCGCGAAGCAGCTCTGCGACGCGCTCGGTGCCGCGCACGAGCGCAGCATCGTCCACCGCGACATGAAGCCGGACAACGTCTACCTCATCAAGCGAGGTGGCGACGTCGACTTCGTGAAGGTGCTCGACTTCGGCATCGCGAAGGTGGGCGGCGCGTCGAGCAAGCTGACGAAGGCGGGCCAGGTCTTCGGAACGCCGCACTACATGTCGCCCGAGCAGTGCGCGGGCAGCAACGTCGATCACCGGACCGACGTCTACGCGCTCGGCGTGATCCTCTACGAGATGGCGTGCGGCCGCGTGCCGTTCGACGCCGACAACCTCATGGGGATCCTGACCAAGCACATGTACGAGCAGCCGATCGCGCCGCACGAGCTGCCGCCGCCGGTGCAGGTCCCGCCGGGGCTCGAGGCGGTGATCCTCAAGTGCCTCTCGAAGTCGGCGGACGCTCGCTACCAGTCGATGGCGGAGGTGCGCGAGGACCTCGTCGCGCTCGAGCAGGGCCTCACACCGCGCGCGGTGGTCGAGGGCGTCGATCGCGCGTCGGGCGCGAACATGCCGCGTCGCGACGGGACGATGCCGCGCATGGACGGCACCGGTCGCATGCCGGTGCAGTCGATGATGCGCATGGGCGTCGGCGACGTCGCGCCCGAGCCGCCGAAGAGCAAGCTCCCGATGATCGTCGGCATCGCCACGGTGCTCATGCTGCTGGTCGGCGGTGGCACGGCTGCCTTCGTGATGTCGCAGCGGCCCGCGGTCGCGGAGACGACGACGCCGGTCGTGAGCACGCCGCCGCCGACCCCGCCGACGCCGCCCGTCACGCCGCCGCCGACGCCCGAGGAGACCGGCGCGGGCAGCATCGCCGCGGCGGAGGGCACGTCGACCGACGTCGAGGGGACGGCGCGTGAAGCCGCGCCCGCGGTCTCGCCGACGATCCACCTCGTGAGCGATCCCGAGGGCGTCGAGGTCTGGCGCGGTGACGAGCTGCTCGGCAACACGCCGTTCGATCTGCCGCGTCCCGCGGCGGGTGAGACGCTCGAGGTGTCGCTGCGCAAGCCGGGCTTCCAGAGCCAGGACGTGCGCCTCTCGTCGCTCACGGCCCCGCAGGTCCGCATCGCGCTCGTCGCGGAGCGTCGCCGCAGCGGCGGTGGGGGTCGCCGGCAGGCGGAGGCATCGTCGGCGGGCACTGCTCCGCAGCAGCACACGACGCAGCCCGCGCAGCACCACGGCGTGGGTCAGAGCGAGGTTCTGGACCCCTGGCGCTGA
- a CDS encoding PEP/pyruvate-binding domain-containing protein encodes MQFLVVPGAGAPADVARVGAKAAGLIDASNEGLPVPPFFVLSIDLFRAWRATGALPAELDAELDAGLEHLARATGKRLGDASAPLIVSVRSGAPVSMPGMLDTLLDVGATSASVDGLAAQLGDRAVALDVRRRFLESWGAVVGRLSRTRFDPRAGVRVAARATTPPPPITPADLEAKIARHEQTLREAGVLPPDDARAQLRMAIEAILASWDRDRARDFRATQRIDDALGTAVVVQAMVFGNASGASGSGVAFTRHPVTGEKHLFGEYLPRVQGDEVVGGRASPAGLSAAASGRRAAESLERQSPTAFADLERIAMALEARYGDAQDLEITVEHGTLWLLQVRTAKRSPRAAIRVAVDLVREGRIDRETALARLDPRAIDALVSRALPPDDQLPEPPLTIGVPASPGAVSGRAVYDPTAAVELAARGEAAILIRPECSPEDAPGIRAAAGVLTSSGGLTSHAAVIARALGRPCIVSASEVRVDVDHAYAEVRRPAGVVVPVPETITLDGATGRVFAGALPLATTFALPEAREVLEWARDLATPGWEDAIARLL; translated from the coding sequence GTGCAGTTCCTCGTCGTGCCCGGCGCTGGTGCTCCGGCCGACGTCGCGCGCGTCGGCGCGAAGGCCGCGGGGCTGATCGACGCGTCGAACGAAGGGCTGCCCGTGCCGCCCTTCTTCGTGCTCTCGATCGATCTCTTCCGCGCCTGGCGCGCGACCGGCGCGCTCCCGGCCGAGCTCGACGCGGAGCTCGATGCGGGCCTGGAGCACCTCGCGCGCGCGACCGGGAAGCGCCTCGGAGACGCGAGCGCGCCGCTGATCGTCAGCGTGCGATCGGGCGCGCCGGTCTCGATGCCCGGCATGCTGGACACGCTGCTCGACGTGGGCGCGACGAGCGCGAGCGTCGACGGCCTCGCGGCGCAGCTCGGCGATCGGGCGGTCGCGCTCGACGTGCGCCGTCGCTTCCTCGAGTCGTGGGGCGCGGTCGTCGGTCGCCTCTCGCGCACGCGCTTCGATCCGCGCGCCGGCGTTCGTGTCGCGGCACGCGCGACCACGCCTCCGCCGCCGATCACGCCTGCCGATCTCGAGGCGAAGATCGCGCGCCACGAGCAGACGCTGCGCGAGGCCGGCGTGCTCCCGCCCGACGACGCGCGCGCGCAGCTGCGCATGGCGATCGAGGCGATCCTCGCGTCGTGGGATCGCGATCGCGCGCGCGACTTCCGCGCGACGCAGCGCATCGACGACGCGCTCGGCACGGCGGTCGTCGTGCAAGCGATGGTGTTCGGCAACGCGAGCGGCGCGTCGGGCAGCGGCGTCGCGTTCACGCGGCACCCGGTCACCGGCGAGAAGCACCTCTTCGGCGAGTACCTGCCGCGCGTGCAGGGCGACGAGGTCGTCGGCGGTCGCGCGTCGCCGGCGGGGCTCTCGGCCGCAGCGTCGGGACGTCGCGCCGCGGAGAGCCTCGAGCGGCAGAGCCCGACGGCGTTCGCCGACCTCGAGCGCATCGCGATGGCGCTCGAGGCGCGCTACGGCGACGCACAGGATCTCGAGATCACGGTCGAGCACGGCACGCTGTGGCTGCTGCAGGTGCGCACCGCGAAGCGCTCGCCGCGCGCCGCGATCCGTGTCGCGGTCGATCTCGTTCGCGAGGGGCGCATCGATCGCGAGACCGCGCTCGCGCGTCTCGATCCGCGCGCGATCGACGCGCTCGTGTCGCGCGCGCTGCCGCCCGACGATCAGCTGCCCGAGCCTCCGCTGACGATCGGCGTGCCCGCGAGCCCGGGCGCGGTCTCCGGACGTGCCGTCTACGATCCCACCGCCGCGGTCGAGCTCGCGGCGCGGGGCGAAGCTGCGATCTTGATCCGTCCCGAGTGCAGCCCCGAGGACGCGCCCGGGATCCGCGCCGCGGCGGGCGTCCTCACGTCGTCGGGTGGGCTCACCTCGCACGCGGCGGTGATCGCGCGCGCGCTCGGCCGCCCGTGCATCGTCTCGGCGAGCGAGGTGCGTGTCGACGTCGATCACGCGTACGCCGAGGTGCGCCGGCCTGCGGGCGTGGTGGTGCCGGTGCCCGAGACGATCACCCTCGACGGCGCGACGGGCCGCGTGTTCGCGGGCGCGCTCCCCCTCGCGACGACGTTCGCGCTGCCCGAAGCGCGTGAGGTGCTCGAGTGGGCGCGCGACCTCGCCACGCCGGGCTGGGAAGACGCGATCGCCCGCCTGCTGTAA
- the glyS gene encoding glycine--tRNA ligase subunit beta, translating into MTAHLLLEIGTEELPASFVAKALKELPGILTQLLDHARIGHGSASSYGTPRRLAVLVNDVADRQTDLEEEVLGPPKAAAFEADGRPKKAAEGFAKKNGIAVDQIRVVTTDKGEYAAVTRRETGRAASEVLPAILADAIAKIPFPKSMRWGQGDVAFGRPVHWLVALHGKHAIATQFAGIASGTRTRGHRFLAAREIEIPEAGAYLAILRDAHVLADERERRRVMIERLEAKAREIGGDLVPDEFLVEENASLVEEPHVIAGSFEEAYLSLPDEVIVAVMRGHQRYFAVKAKGADRLMPRYLAVVNTALDPATVTNGNDRALRPRLADARFFVETDRQTPLAARVPKLDGIVFQAKLGSVGEKTVRVGELAARLSNDGRAVKAAPLAKADLVTLIVGEFPELQGLMGRWYAQQQGVEPDVADAIRDHYLPKSASDAVPSAPLSAALSIADRADTLVGCFGIGIVPTGGADPFALRRAALAIARTALEGPIDVDLRDVLAAAWRAYDAQGKKLSAKDEVLAKLDEFFRTRLRGLLSEQQGHPVDLVDACLGAWEGRSIRDLAARVRALAELRKMPAYESLAVAFKRAYNIAKDAPSGDPDPALFDHEAERALAARFSEIRSRVESATQSGDYVAALTLVAKELREPIDRFFDQVFVMVDDTKVRDNRLRLLGAIARTMTRIAHFHLLGGA; encoded by the coding sequence ATGACTGCGCATCTCCTGCTCGAGATCGGCACCGAAGAGCTCCCCGCCTCGTTCGTCGCGAAGGCGCTGAAGGAGCTACCGGGCATCCTCACGCAGCTGCTCGATCACGCGCGCATCGGGCACGGCTCCGCGTCGTCGTACGGCACGCCGCGACGGCTCGCGGTGCTGGTGAACGACGTCGCGGATCGTCAGACCGACCTCGAAGAAGAAGTGCTCGGCCCGCCGAAGGCCGCGGCCTTCGAGGCGGACGGTCGACCGAAGAAGGCGGCCGAGGGCTTCGCGAAGAAGAACGGCATCGCGGTCGATCAGATCCGCGTCGTCACGACCGACAAGGGCGAGTACGCGGCGGTCACGCGTCGCGAGACCGGCCGTGCCGCGAGCGAGGTGCTGCCCGCGATCCTCGCCGATGCGATCGCGAAGATCCCGTTCCCGAAGTCGATGCGCTGGGGGCAGGGCGACGTCGCGTTCGGACGCCCGGTGCACTGGCTCGTCGCGCTGCACGGCAAGCACGCGATCGCGACGCAGTTCGCGGGCATCGCGTCGGGCACGCGCACCCGCGGCCATCGCTTCCTCGCCGCGCGCGAGATCGAGATCCCCGAGGCCGGCGCGTACCTCGCGATCCTGCGTGATGCGCACGTGCTCGCCGACGAGCGCGAGCGTCGTCGCGTGATGATCGAGCGCCTCGAAGCGAAGGCGCGCGAGATCGGCGGCGATCTCGTGCCCGACGAGTTCCTCGTCGAGGAGAACGCATCGCTCGTCGAGGAGCCGCACGTCATCGCGGGCTCGTTCGAAGAGGCGTATCTCTCGCTGCCCGACGAGGTGATCGTCGCGGTGATGCGCGGTCACCAGCGCTACTTCGCGGTGAAGGCGAAGGGCGCGGATCGTTTGATGCCGCGCTACCTCGCGGTCGTGAACACCGCGCTCGATCCCGCGACCGTCACGAACGGCAACGATCGCGCGCTGCGCCCGCGGCTCGCGGACGCTCGCTTCTTCGTCGAGACCGATCGCCAGACGCCGCTCGCGGCTCGCGTCCCGAAGCTCGACGGCATCGTGTTCCAGGCGAAGCTCGGGAGCGTGGGCGAGAAGACGGTGCGCGTCGGCGAGCTCGCCGCCCGTCTGTCGAACGACGGTCGCGCGGTGAAGGCCGCACCGCTCGCGAAGGCGGATCTCGTCACGCTGATCGTCGGCGAGTTCCCGGAGCTGCAGGGCCTGATGGGCCGCTGGTACGCGCAGCAGCAGGGCGTCGAGCCCGACGTCGCCGACGCGATCCGCGATCACTACCTGCCGAAGTCCGCGAGCGATGCGGTGCCCTCCGCGCCGCTCTCCGCGGCGCTCTCGATCGCGGATCGCGCGGACACGCTCGTCGGCTGCTTCGGCATCGGCATCGTGCCCACCGGCGGCGCCGATCCGTTCGCGCTGCGTCGTGCCGCGCTCGCGATCGCGCGCACCGCGCTCGAGGGCCCGATCGACGTCGATCTGCGCGACGTGCTCGCCGCGGCGTGGAGGGCGTACGACGCGCAGGGCAAGAAGCTGAGCGCGAAGGACGAGGTGCTCGCGAAGCTCGACGAGTTCTTCCGCACGCGCCTGCGCGGTCTGCTCTCGGAGCAGCAGGGCCACCCGGTCGATCTCGTCGACGCGTGCCTCGGCGCGTGGGAAGGGCGCTCGATCCGCGACCTCGCCGCGCGCGTCCGCGCGCTCGCCGAGCTGCGCAAGATGCCCGCGTACGAGTCGCTCGCGGTCGCGTTCAAGCGCGCTTACAACATCGCGAAGGACGCGCCGAGCGGCGATCCCGATCCCGCGCTCTTCGATCACGAGGCGGAGCGCGCGCTCGCCGCGCGCTTCTCGGAGATTCGATCGCGCGTCGAGAGCGCGACGCAGTCGGGCGACTACGTCGCGGCGCTCACGCTCGTCGCGAAGGAGCTGCGCGAGCCGATCGATCGCTTCTTCGACCAGGTGTTCGTGATGGTCGACGACACGAAGGTGCGCGACAACCGACTGCGCCTGCTCGGCGCGATCGCGCGCACGATGACGCGCATCGCGCACTTCCATCTGCTCGGCGGGGCGTGA
- the scpB gene encoding SMC-Scp complex subunit ScpB, translating to MSTDEGVDTSAAEETPLSPDDQDVVNAVDEVADAIVARVLAEASAVEDSEGDELVPDADASSPDAEPLETTSDEESAPASHVETDAPTDTDADLAPVDPALARALGLDEASGDESATLPGEDTEDRPGLEKAPPLSVGADHLKGVIESLLFVSDKPLAANRIAKIAGSTTKEVQRLLDLLIEDYRGRGIELIEVAGGFQFRSAAANAPFVRELVARKPVRLTRAQVETLAMIAYRQPITRPEVDEIRGVDSGSAMKVLLEKNLVKIIGRKDEPGRPLLYGTTPYFLEFFGLASLSDLPTLKEYSELNEESRALFQRRTGEAIEGIADIAVEKREYSDEELEEAAKELDGEVAERARAEQLELGTDRAAEDEPAAEREEELASRADAESDDEEDDDSDEDDDSDEDDDSDEDDDSDEDDDSDEDDDSDEDDDSDEDDDDDSDEDDDSDEDDDSDEDDDSDEDDDSDDDDDSDDDDDSDDDDSDDDDDDDDDD from the coding sequence GTGAGCACCGACGAGGGCGTCGACACGAGCGCTGCCGAAGAGACCCCGCTCTCGCCGGACGACCAGGACGTCGTGAACGCGGTCGACGAGGTCGCGGACGCGATCGTCGCGCGCGTGCTCGCGGAGGCGAGCGCAGTCGAAGACTCCGAGGGCGACGAGCTCGTGCCGGACGCGGACGCGTCGAGCCCCGACGCCGAGCCGCTCGAGACCACTTCGGACGAGGAGAGCGCGCCGGCGAGCCACGTCGAGACCGACGCGCCGACGGACACCGACGCGGATCTCGCGCCGGTCGACCCCGCGCTCGCGCGCGCGCTGGGCCTCGACGAAGCGAGCGGCGACGAGAGCGCCACGCTCCCCGGCGAAGACACCGAGGATCGACCGGGCCTCGAGAAGGCCCCGCCGCTCTCGGTGGGCGCGGATCACCTGAAGGGCGTGATCGAGAGTCTGCTCTTCGTGAGCGACAAGCCGCTTGCTGCGAACCGCATCGCGAAGATCGCGGGCTCGACGACGAAGGAAGTGCAGCGTCTGCTCGATCTGCTCATCGAGGACTATCGCGGTCGCGGCATCGAGCTGATCGAGGTCGCGGGTGGGTTCCAGTTCCGCTCCGCCGCCGCGAATGCGCCGTTCGTGCGCGAGCTCGTCGCGCGCAAGCCGGTCCGCCTCACGCGCGCACAGGTCGAGACGCTCGCGATGATCGCGTATCGGCAGCCGATCACGCGTCCCGAGGTCGACGAGATCCGCGGTGTCGACTCCGGCTCTGCGATGAAGGTCCTGCTCGAGAAGAACCTCGTGAAGATCATCGGACGCAAGGACGAGCCCGGACGGCCGCTGCTCTACGGCACGACGCCGTATTTCCTCGAGTTCTTCGGGCTCGCGTCGCTCTCGGATCTCCCGACGCTGAAGGAGTACTCGGAGCTCAACGAGGAGAGCCGCGCGCTCTTCCAGCGCCGCACGGGCGAGGCGATCGAGGGCATCGCCGACATCGCGGTGGAGAAGCGCGAGTACTCGGACGAAGAGCTCGAAGAGGCCGCGAAGGAGCTCGACGGAGAGGTCGCGGAGCGAGCGCGCGCGGAGCAGCTGGAGCTCGGGACCGACCGCGCCGCCGAGGACGAGCCCGCGGCGGAGCGCGAGGAAGAGCTCGCGTCGCGCGCGGACGCCGAGTCGGACGACGAAGAAGACGACGACTCGGACGAAGACGACGACTCGGACGAAGACGACGACTCGGACGAAGACGACGACTCGGACGAAGACGACGACTCGGACGAAGACGACGACTCGGACGAAGACGACGACTCGGACGAAGACGACGACGACGACTCGGACGAAGACGACGACTCGGACGAAGACGACGATTCGGACGAAGACGACGATTCGGACGAAGACGACGATTCGGACGACGACGACGATTCGGACGACGACGACGATTCGGACGACGACGACTCGGACGACGACGACGACGACGACGACGACGACTGA